The following proteins come from a genomic window of Venturia canescens isolate UGA chromosome 4, ASM1945775v1, whole genome shotgun sequence:
- the TfIIS gene encoding transcription elongation factor S-II: MTAEEEIMRIQKKLSKMSNGDGTGQEQALELLKVLQKLPVDLELLTKTRIGATVNAFRKTTTDEEVISLAKSLIKNWKKFLSGSNKDGKDSGSASSSKKKEERNDRNKEDGDSKKDKDSTTDGQDVKMKDEKSGKDGQKKQSSFPAATTTDAVRLKCRELLAAALGVDGTTIEGCASPEELAEELEEAIFAEFKNTDNRYKNRVRSRVANLRDAKNPTLRTNFIVGAITPSRLAVMTAEEMASDEIKQLRDKFEKEAINDAQLATVQGTKTDLLKCGKCKKRNCTYNQIQTRSADEPMTTFVLCNECGNRWKFC; encoded by the exons ATGACTGCCGAAGAGGAAATAATGAGAATCCAGAAGAAGCTGAGTAAGATGTCGAACGGCGACGGGACG GGTCAAGAACAAGCATTGGAATTGCTCAAGGTACTACAAAAATTACCCGTCGATCTGGAACTTCTCACAAAAACCAGAATAGGAGCAACTGTAAATGCGTTTCGCAAAACAACAACTGACGAGGAAGTGATTTCATTGGCTAAgagtttgataaaaaattggaaaaaatttttgtccg GGTCAAACAAAGATGGAAAAGACTCGGGTTCAGCAAGCAGTTCtaaaaagaaggaagaaagaaatgaCAGAAATAAAGAGGATGGAGACTCAAAAAAAGACAAAGATTCAACAACGGATGGGCAGGAtgtcaaaatgaaagatgagaagTCTGGAAAAGACGGTCAAAAGAAACAATCTTCATTCCCGGCTGCTACTACGACTGATGCAGTAAGGCTAAAGTGTCGTGAACTTTTAGCCGCAGCATTGGGTGTTGATGGTACTACGATTGAGGGATGCGCCTCTCCTGAAGAATTAGCTGAAGAATTGGAAGAAGCAATTTTTGCGGAATTCAAAAATACAGACAACAGATACAAGAACCGG GTGCGCAGCCGAGTGGCGAATCTTCGAGACGCGAAAAATCCAACTTTAAGAACGAACTTTATCGTAGGTGCGATAACGCCTTCGAGGTTGGCAGTGATGACCGCTGAAGAAATGGCAAGTGATGAGATAAAACAATTGcgcgataaatttgaaaaagaggCGATAAACGACGCCCAGCTTGCAACCGTCCAGGGTACCAAAACGGATTTACTCAAGTGCGGAAAGTGCAAAAAGCGCAATTGTACTTACAATCAAATACAAACCCGATCGGCTGACGAGCCAATGACGACTTTCGTGCTTTGCAACGAGTGCGGCAATCGATGGAAGTTCTGTTGA
- the LOC122409244 gene encoding alpha-ketoglutarate-dependent dioxygenase alkB homolog 7, mitochondrial isoform X1 yields the protein MIVRTLLRRKSMWKRIGHIQRIENASFSFDTIETHDDYPTDNWKTELTATMKVIPDFITPQEEDSILREIEPYMKRLRYEFSHWDGAIHGYRETERGKWNEENSKIIERVRAKAFPPGTPQLGLVHVLDLAEEGVIKPHVDSVRFCGDVIAGISLLSDCVMRLTLVGKEKEIAQDFFLPRRSLYIMSGVARQKYNHEILDNENSVYNGKKVIKGRRISVICRSEPEPLTE from the exons ATGATCGTAAGAACATTATTGAGACGCAAGTCAATGTGGAAACGCATTGGTCACATTCAACGAATAGAAAATGCTTCGTTCTCCTTTGACACGATAGAAACCCATGATGACTATCCTACGGACAATTGGAAAACTGAATTAACCGCAACAATGAAAGTTATACCTGATTTCATAACTCCTCAGGAAGAGGATTCAATTCTCCGTGAAATTGAACCGTACATGAAACGTTTGCGGTACGAGTTTTCTCATTGGGACGGT gCAATTCATGGTTACCGAGAGACTGAAAGGGGCAAATGGAACGAGGAGAACAgtaaaataattgaacgaGTAAGAGCGAAAGCTTTTCCTCCAGGAACTCCCCAATTGGGCTTAGTGCATGTCTTGGATTTGGCCGAAGAGGGTGTGATAAAGCCCCATGTGGATAGTGTCAGA ttTTGCGGTGACGTTATTGCAGGTATTAGCTTGCTGAGCGACTGCGTTATGCGCCTCACTCTggttggaaaagaaaaagaaattgcaCAAGACTTTTTCCTGCCAAGGAGATCTCTGTACATTATGAG TGGTGTGGCGCGACAAAAATACAATCACGAGATTCTGGACAACGAAAATTCTGTCTACAACGGTAAAAAGGTGATAAAAGGTCGTCGCATTTCTGTGATATGTAGAAGCGAACCTGAGCCATTAACCGAATGA
- the LOC122409244 gene encoding alpha-ketoglutarate-dependent dioxygenase alkB homolog 7, mitochondrial isoform X2 codes for MFRRLYRKKANNLFLWAIHGYRETERGKWNEENSKIIERVRAKAFPPGTPQLGLVHVLDLAEEGVIKPHVDSVRFCGDVIAGISLLSDCVMRLTLVGKEKEIAQDFFLPRRSLYIMSGVARQKYNHEILDNENSVYNGKKVIKGRRISVICRSEPEPLTE; via the exons gCAATTCATGGTTACCGAGAGACTGAAAGGGGCAAATGGAACGAGGAGAACAgtaaaataattgaacgaGTAAGAGCGAAAGCTTTTCCTCCAGGAACTCCCCAATTGGGCTTAGTGCATGTCTTGGATTTGGCCGAAGAGGGTGTGATAAAGCCCCATGTGGATAGTGTCAGA ttTTGCGGTGACGTTATTGCAGGTATTAGCTTGCTGAGCGACTGCGTTATGCGCCTCACTCTggttggaaaagaaaaagaaattgcaCAAGACTTTTTCCTGCCAAGGAGATCTCTGTACATTATGAG TGGTGTGGCGCGACAAAAATACAATCACGAGATTCTGGACAACGAAAATTCTGTCTACAACGGTAAAAAGGTGATAAAAGGTCGTCGCATTTCTGTGATATGTAGAAGCGAACCTGAGCCATTAACCGAATGA